The nucleotide sequence GTGGGGCTTGTGGCAATAATCTAAATGATTGACTCACTGggaaacaaaaactgttttctcCCTGAACAGGCCTGAACATTTCCTTCAGTGAGCAGCTCATCTGTCCGCAGTGCTCAAAGGAGCGTCGATCCTTTGTTTCCTCTGTTGAGAAGCTTCACAATGACCTCTGCTCTCAGCAGACCAAACAGTGACTCCTAGTGCAACATATACAACCCCCCTCACAAGTATCATACTTAAGTTTTTGCACTACACAacgtcaccatgaggttgacatttgttatatattttatacccccctcaggatgaatttcAATAACTTTTGACCCCTTAACTTTTCAtatagcaccatcatcaggttaCTGTCAACCtgtttactttagtttatgaTACCAACACctgaaaaactaatgacattcccatcagcctcagatgtactttgtgttggctgtagactctcagtcttttttggaaatgtttcatcTGGAAATGTAACACCTCCTGAGGTGACTCAGCAAATAACATGAATATCAATTGACCATCTGATCCCAGTTTTACCAACTTCCAGATAAGCATGATTCCTCTGAAAGGACTATAAAAAGTAATATTGATTTCATTCTCTTCAAatatctctccctccctctcagtAAATGCTTatcttgacattttattttctcgAACTTATGAATCTAAGCGATATCATCTTCAGCTGGAGTGAAAcacaacagctgctgtcaccTGCCCTGTCGAAACACTGCATGAGGATGATGCTCTCTGCCATGGTAACCTAACCGTATGCTCACACTGCTGCCTGGCTATTTCAGCAGGTGAGAGCGGTGAATCTATTCTGAGTTCAACAAGGTGGTACAAGGAGGTGAGAAACATCTTTCACAAGCTGCTGCAtttcaacatggcagcctcaTAATGATGTGACGGAGAAGAGCTGCAAAATGCTTCCAGGGATAGATTTTATCATTACGATGTGTTGGATCGAGGACTATTTCCATCGAAGTGAGGTTGTGACTCAAAAACAGAGCTGGGCGTGAATGTCTGTGTTCACTTGAAATACTCAGCTATTAACTGTTCTGCATTAGTAATGCAGCAGCACACTGCCTACGTGGTCAGCTGTTTGGCTTCActttgataaaaacaaatacaggaaCGACTTAAACAGATTCTGGTCTTCCACTGGGATCAGTAGGGTTAAGAGCCAAATTTAAGTGAGGCTTGCACATGAACCAATTTGTGTATGTTACTATCAGTGAATATATCAATAGCTCTGATCCCTCTGAGCTAAATGAACTTTCACATTTGGTTATAGGCACTCCTTCCATGTTTTTACGGAAATCCAAGCAACACGTGTGCACAAAATTTAGTTGTGCCCCATTCTCCTTACAGTAAAAGTTTGAGAAAAGTTTGGGAAATTCACTTATTCGCACATTTGGGTTGAGGTTAGATATacttgctttattttatttacacatatttgttttcttgatgatgatgatgagatgtACAGacattctcatgtctgtacagtaaatataaagccAGTAGTCGGTTGGCTtggcttagcataaagactgctAAGCTAACTCCTGGTCCTGGTCAGCACACGAGCAGCTGAATTTTGTATAAGTTGAAGTTGATCCATGGTTTTTCTTTTGGTAGACCAGAAAGGAGAGCATTACAATAATCCACACTGGCGATATTTTTCAAGTGATAAAAGTCAGATTTAGTCGCCTCTGGATGTGGGCATCAAAGGACAAATTAGAGTCTAGGATGACACCGAGGTTTTTAGCCTGGTGCCTGGGACTGAGTGCCGGTGACTTTAACTTAGAggtcagtttctctctctgtgcatttGCTCCAATGATGAGTACCTCTGTTTTATCCTGGTTGAGCTGAAGGAAGTTCTGAGCCACCCAAAAATACACTTGTGGAGGGCATCTATAGGGCTTGTGTCATGAGGAAACACAGTGATATAGAGTTGAGTGTCGTCAGCATAACTGAAAATTGGTGCCATGTCTCCTGATGACACTGCCAAGGGGCATCATATAAAGACTGAAAAGGACTGGACCTAGGATTGAGCCTTGTGGTACGCCACAGTTGATAACATATTTCTTAGAGTGTTTGTTGAGGGCAACAAAAAATTCTCTACCTGTGAGGTAAGACGTTAACCACTTAGGAACAGTGCAAGAGAGGCCAGCACATTTATGTAGTCTGACAGTgaatagaaatgttttatttattggttaTCAGACTGTTCTGAGGCTCACAGATTTCACTGATTAGTTGGATCACTGTTCTGTAACAAGCTGCTATAATCCATCACAAATCTTGAAAgcaataatttacttttttttcattttgaaaacagccctgtttagcctgaaaaagaaaatgtgcaatacatcCATATTTGAAGCTAATGGATTTTGGCTGGTTAATGTGGAGTCCCATGAGGTCTATCAATTCAGGATTTTCCGTTTTACAGCATCAAGTGGTGCTTTCACACAAACCCAGCAgatattttcacttgtttaGGAACAGACAGATTTTAAGTTTGAATATGAGAATAAATCCCTTCAAGATGTTTGGAGATTTGCCAAAACCCAGACACACTACACTCCTCTCGGCgaaaacattttgttcctgTGTAGGAGCAGTAATGATTGTGGATACCAATTTATGCCCAAACAACATTTATAACGCTCTCTAAAGAGCtctgcaaaacaaacactgagaaaggTTCACTGGGTACGTTTGCATTTAAGAATCTATTCTTTCAtttcaagagaaaaacaagggGTCAgatttattgacttttattaaataacattaattatcttttattcatcaaataataaaaagtgcAGGCATGAAATCAAACTCTGAAGTGTCCCAAACACAACTTTACTCAAAACCATCTTTTTAAACAATTAATGCtttgacttcctgtttgtcacGAGTCATATCAGCTCATGTCAAATGAAACACAAGAGATCATACAAAGATGGATGGTTAAAGatgcactgggtgacatcagCTTTACATGGCAGCAAGAGGATAATAAAAATACTAAAGGGTCAGTTCAACCAAatcacaaaacatattttccaacCTGCCTGGTCTCACCTAATGGTGTATGACTAAATGCAacaatttattgttattttgcgTTATCACTATGCATTTTACGCTTTTTCGTGTCAATATAATGTGacttagttttattttatgagtTGATTTTggcttattaggaggaggctACATAGTTGGTTGGCAAAAAGTTGTACAAGCAGCAGGAGAGCAATGATTGAGACCACCAACTGGACATTTTTTGCGTCACATTGGGACATTTTTATTGGATATTTTTAGTGTCACGCTAGGCATTTTACTGCTGCTAAAGTGGGCATTTTTACCATCACTCATATCAGGACATACCAATCAAAAATTGGACAAACCTTCCCGTTCCCTCGAATGacaaagtgtgtccaaacatttgactggtattgtatgtAAAATCCCTAAATATATCCATTATTTTCTAAGTAAAtagattgttttgtctataaaatgtccaaaaattctgaaaaatgaCGATCACAATGTCCTAGAGCCTAAAGAGACCTTTTcaaaaaatttttttgttttgtttgaaaaactgttaaaaaagcgtccaggtatcatcggataattcgtttgtaattcaaaaaccaaaaaccggtaaatctgttatttgtttcaacacaaaaaacaaaaaaaatgtttttggtgtcagaatcaaataacgaaaatccaatcaaacccggcccatttttggtttttgtcgatttgttttatcgttattcctttttggattgaatatcgaacaggtctgcggacatcaagccaattcgtttttgcgtttgaaaccaaaaacggaagtcacagggatttttccttttttcattttcaacgAAAAACgaaatcacgtgatctattccttttttgtttcccaacgaaaatccagaaaatcaaattcattcagttttttacGGTAGCGGAAGTgactacattagcctacccatgatcctcagcgaccgttgctatggtgaagacgccagcGACAACCTTAACATATAGTCAGTATAACATTATGAAGTACTGCAGATTATTGATTATGATTGGGATCAACGTactttactgtacattgaactgtaaagaaaataatgtgtgctatggacaaagaaacaaagtgtatgaaatatatgaaggtgacaagagaataaattaaacataaataattaataaataattacattatgtaacagtggaggttgaataaaatgcatctaaagtccagtttgatgaaaattACTAAAGTGAAAGTGTAGGgcttaaatgagggatgtgacaTGTAAAGCTCAGTTTTATAACCCCGTCTTCATCCCTATTTACACACACGCGCGGCTGTCgctggcgtcttcaccatagcaacggtcgctgatcatgggtaggctaatgtagccgcttccgctATTGTACAGAACTGACAGAactacttgatttctaaaccaaaattgcacggtcttttgaatttggttttctggattttcgttgggaaacaaaaaaggaatagatcacaTGATTTCGTTTttcgtttttggtttaaaatgaaaaaaggaaaaaaacatgtgacttccgtttttggtttcaaacgcaaGAACAAATTGGCTGAATGTCCGCAGACCTGCTtgatattcaatccaaaaaggaataacgataaaacaaatcgacaaaaaccaaaaacgggccgggtttgattggtttttcattatttgactCTGACACCAAAAACGGTTTtcggttttttgttttgaaacaaataacagattaactattatttggtttttgaattacaaatgaattacaaattatccgatgatacccGGACCAAAAATCCCTAAAATATATAATTCATGCTGatataaaaaaagagcaaatcctcacatttaagaagctggaatcaacgTTTTGTTAGAAACAACAAAAGTGGTTATCAATGgcttttctgtcaattgactatTTGTTTCAACTCTAAAAATCAAAACTATCTGAATCAGACCACTTGggggggtgattttttttttgtgttttggtttaacTGACGCTTTTAACTTTTCTGAAATCCTGCAACATGACGCAAAAGAAGAATTTACTGCACTCTGCATGTTTCACCAGCTCAGCCacaaaacactgaacactgatatttgcatctttttttctggcttgaacagtttgtgatgtttgtcaGTCTCAAGTCTCCACATCCTGTGAGCAGAGAAGCATCCAAACCTGACACCAGAAATAAATCTGCTTCAATATGGTGAATGTACAGTTTGCGGTTCCATTTAGTGTGGATGCGATGTTGAAGCCGTAGTTTGTGATTTCAGCTAATTAAACaggtatttcatattttaacatataaatCTTGCTAAGTGCAGCTTTATATTAAACTTAAATAATTTTAGTAAAAAGGGAGGAACAAAGTCTTGAGACAGACAAATAACTGTTATCATAAAATTATACTATAAAGTGCATTGTAGCAAACATCGACTGTGCATGCGACTCgatgaaaataaattatgttaGGTGATGACTGAAGCACTAACAGTAATAGAAAAGTAGTACAAAAACTTTAGAAAGAAAAGTGTCTTTACATAAAGATATTATATTCTATACAACAAATCAATAAAGCTAATTTAAATTCTTATATAATTATCATGTTGaaataataaactgtatttgaCGTGGCTAGTCCAAATGTAGATCTTCAAGAAGAGGAATAAATAGTCATatacactttcacacacacacccacagacacacatacatacacacccCAGCTTGGCTCAGTCCATTAGGTGAAACTGCCTGTGATAAAGAcctacaaaaaaacaaaacaacaaatagaaatagaacaaaacaaagacacatcTTAAAAATTCCTAAAGTGGCCCCTGGTTGATCTGTCTGTCATGACGAAGTGAAATCTTACCAGAAGGTTTTCCTTCTGctcgagcacacacacacacgctcgccTTAATTAGTGTTATAAAACAGCAGAGGTGAAGTCGGGCACGTCACGTCGCACCCTGAGGAGAGCTGCGGACCGttctggaaaaaaatgacacaaaaatcacattcaaGATGAACAAACAGATTTCTGAATGTAAAGTAGTTTAATAAGTGTTCAAATTACAAACACTAAAAATTActtatatttttgattaatcagcATAATATTTTCTAGATTATTCCAtttttggtccataaaatgtcagaaaaaagtgaaaaatcacAATAGATCTAGAGCTGAGGCCGGGTGATATCACAAattaatgtataaatgtaagTAATGTAGATGATAGCTGCTACATTAGCCAGCTATTCATGTCACAACTGTGACTGTCATGACTCCAGGTGGCTTGTTGTCTCTTATAGTGAATATAACGTTCACACCTATGAGAAGCACAAAATGACTCTGCACACTTTGCCGTGCTCTCAGTTTGGCTCTCTGGCTACGAGAGCTGACGTCCTGTGTGTCAACTGTCTCCAGATTCTACTCTGTACAGTTACCTGCCAggaagctaacgctagctagcagcagtctgcagatatcagaCTGATGTCttgtaaagaaacaaacaacagcagatcAACTGATGAACGGACCTTTCTGgtctgtctgtgctgaaactgGTTATTAAACTAAATATGATCTACTTAGTTGGAGCATCTGGTCAGTAGTCTTGCAGGTGGTGCCTTTTAGGCCTTTTATTAATCTTGCTCAACTGTCTTAAAAAGATGTTCCAATCCTGCATTTTGCAGGATTCGATTAAAACCGTGAACCCTaagcttggaaaaaaaaaaaaaaaaaaatcacccatCCGCACCACGAGTACAAAGTTAAATCcttaaatgtcttcatttgtccgaccaacagtccagaacccaaaaatattcaatatacTTCAACGCAAGACCAAGAAAAGAAGGACTCCTGTGCTGGAACATGAAAtctttgataaatgacttaaacgattTAGTAattatcgttgcagctctacaaactACTATAATTAAACTTTTATGTCTAAATGATAAATATCACGTACCTCCAGTGTCCCCAGATGTCTTTCGCGTCATCTCTTGTGTTGTCTGGTGACACTTGTGAACAGTTTGTTCTGATGGATtaaaacacacatcagcagGACGTTCTGTGAGGATTATCAGATaatctttctttcatttaacaCTTCTTCTATGCTAAAAACACTGTTTATTATACATGAATTtaaatgtgctgctgctgctgcttctttcaCTTTCTTGTCTGTAGTGTGAAATCTTCAAACACAGTACGAGATCCTAAACGCTGCAGCGGTGACCCCCAGAGGCCGAGCGGCTCCTTACACTCcatgaaagcaaaacaacaacttttctCTCACAAACACGGTTAAAActctttgatttattttatttttttatatttacctTGTGCTCCGGACATCTCATTGAGAAGTTGTCTTCATTTAAGACAcagcctgaaaacacacacattttaagcTTCGTCATTTCAAGCTTATGACAgccctgaaaacacacacacacacacacacacacacacacacacacacacacacacacacacacaaaattatcCTTAAATCTTCGTCATTTGAGGCTGAGCGAGAATGACAgccttcccacacacacacacacacataagaaaaGCACAAGTGACTCAGGATCTCACCCTTCAAAGATCCGTCACTTCAAACATCATTTTCACAGCCAGAGTCAACACAGGCAGCCACAGCGGTTAAAAACAAACCCGACCGGcataaaataatcatgaaaacagaataatttttaataaaacacatttacaagcAGTGCGTATAATGACGACTGGATAATAacaaataatctgcagattattttctcaatgaattgattaatgaCTATTTCCTCCAGCCTGAGGTTTTGTTATCAGATGTCTTGTTTGGTCAAACCAACATTCTTAAACCAGAAGATAAATATTGAGAAGGAAAAGCAACAAATTGTCCAATTTAAGAATTTAAAACTATCAAATTTCAGGCACTTTTGTTTGAAAACTGTCTTTAATGATTAAAGGGGACGCATCATGCctatttccaggtctatatttattttctgggcctctactggaatatctttgcatgatttacaattcaaaaaactctattattatttatcttatactggtcctttatgcagccactcaggccccctcccgatgagcccactctgttctgattggttaactTCCTCTGGCTCCGGAGACAACGTAAACGAactactgtagtaggatttcacttctgaTTTCccttctttactcgaaatggaaacttctcaaatacatctgtacatgttccaGCTGAAATAAGCGAGTGGACAATGTGATCAacccgtggaacaaccttagcaacaaagactacatgacagccgtttgtgggcatgtgcgaacaatctgccgtcatcacgaggaggaagtagaggtgacTTTGCAAGCGAAGTGTTCAGGGTATgttgaagccctggattttgacttgcagggaacatTTTCACATACGTTCagctcaagttttggaactttgaccatgtttaacataaacatccgacgttataacagtataaaaatgacagcatgatatgtcccctttaactgATTATAAAAATTGTTGCTAATCCTTCATTTTTGGGAAAGTCTGGTTAAAAATTCAATTGTTGACGCTTTAAATAATCCTGACGCATATTTCATACCGTACCTGACTGAATGGCACATCTGTAGTGATAATTTCTGGGACAGCCCTTCTGGAAACATCCCATTATTGCACCTGTTAGTTGGCATGTTGAACATATCTGTAAAAGAGAAGATCtcagtgaaaaaagaaaaacacaaacatggcaTCTTCTCTTCATTATCTTGTTTTGGTGATAAGGTTGAAATCAATATTACAATGTAGAGAACATAATGCACGCGCATGCAAAAgaatcacattaaaaataatcaaattgatGTTCgcacatgtaaaaacaagaatttaaaTCACCAATTTTCTGGTCAGAATCATAATTtgataaacaataatattaaccAGCTATCAGACTAGAGGCCTGaactacgaagcaagttcaacatatccaggACGTCTTTTagttatctggcttcactgagaACCACAACTATCAACcagctcagtcaactctgggtttAACAGCTACGAGCTCGTTCATGTGAAGAGGCGGGTTGTTAATAACgagcgacatcatcagaaccatgaatgaaatACTCAttatgatatgagatgaaacagtgatacAAAGTAACTGCAGAAAACTTCTGTTCAAGAGACAGAAATCATAttcaatgaagtgaaatgtaaacgagcctgtaatcatacaacagaataaaacactagaaataatttccacatattaaacGTTGgctaaggcttaaaatacatgtaggaattattatatatgacttaagtataGAGGGAGTATTTTTGCTCTTTAGTTGGATGTCACATAAACAAACAGGTTCTGCTACGGAAGTAAAGAGTGGAAAAGTCatggagccaattaacagtgttgattatttttctaataaaagacaatcttttatttttatttacagttatcATCACTCAGTCGTCTCATGTtgttctgagctgcagtgatggaatcagagagTAAAATCATCGAACCTGTCAGCTGTCAAACCAGGAAGAAAATCAACTTCAATAATTCAAATGtagctaaaatcatcattatgtgtttaagTGTCGTAAACgatctctgttttaaaaccagagtggaaacagaaagcctgaaacaataaaatgtttccactgacttaaagatatatatatatatatatatcgctcttttttacttgtcacatTATTgtaactcaggacttttgtccgTGTCGGGATCCTGTAGGAGTGATGACTGTTTCTTTtacagtgatctgattggtggAGGttttgacaggttgtgatccaATCCTCTGAGGTTGTTGTTCagtataagttaccatggtgatgaacCCCAGTAAGAAGTGAAGCATCGTCgtaggactgaaaacccagagttaaccctgaagttacctcgctaAGCACACatcctgcttcgtagtacagaCCTCTGATCATCTAGATGAATGATCTTCAGTATCTCTAGATTCTGCTCTGAACTTGGAAAAACTACATTCTCATGATATGCAACGATAAACATAGTCTGAAAAGGATGCCTtcatatcaaacattaaaaaagatgTTTCGTGAGGAGTGTCATCTTTTTAAATAGTCAAGTTTTCATCTAACTACTGTATGTGACACTTGTTTTACGCTGCCATGTTGACCAGGTCTCTGTTGTAAAAGAGaattcctggttaaataaaggtaaatTAATAACCCCCCACATGTTTTAATACCTATAAAACTCTGccatgaataataatttgtgtaggatatagtttttccacaaaaaattgAGTTAACTTCAGTTAAGGgttacttcactgtaaagttcattctcagtgtttttgcCCTGCAGgctcaagtttccacatcacacttgtgttaagttgaatactggaccacgattggctcacctagttatgatgtcacaaatcttgCTCGCAGGTACACGTGTTAAAGTGAGAattaaggtgagcacagataaactttcctccttcagcagataaatgtgaaaacaaaccctgcacatacatcattctgcacagagacgATCCAACTGAGGTactaacaagaaaaacacatttttcagtggaCGGAGACTTTAAATAACTAATTTTCTGCTCAGAATCACTAATTTGCTGGAATTTAGTAAAGTTAAAATACCAAATGTACCTTTAACCGTTGATACAATTTCACAAAAAGGTGATAAACATTCATTCCGACATTTAATTCTGTGTCTCACTGTTTCTTGCGCGAGCCGAGCCGCCTCCTCTAACCCGTACAGCTTTCCTCTGACTAGGAAGACACCGGCGGACCAGATGCCGCAGTCCTCGTGCATCCAGCACTCATCGAGATGAAGAGGCACCTTTGGGAGAGAGCTGTCGTCGCTCTCGTGCAGACTTTTGACGGCAGAGCAGTCATACTCGCAACCACCGTCGTCTGAGGAATTTACTGAGTGGCTGCTAGCGAGTCCGTGTAagttttcttcctgtttctgcACCGTCCTGCaggtctgctgctgctgctgctgctgctgctgctgctgctggcagtcCGCAGACGCTCCAGTTGGACAGTACGGGCCGTGGAGGTCCCCGAGACCCCTGGCGTTGGCCACCTGACCGCACAGGCAGCACAACAGGGTGGCGTGACACCTGCTTTCCGAGCTGAGCCGACCCagctggaaacaggaagtgttggGGACGAATCCGGACACGGACCTGGCGGCTGTCTGCTgctttcctctgctgctcctgacGGTCGCCTCCTCCTCTCGATAGTTGACAACGGTGCACACTCGCCGCTCCATGTGAACGAAGGGACAAAAACTGTCTGATTTCTTgtccttttttccctcttttacCTTCAGATATTTGAGCTGGATTTCTGGCTCTCTGGGAGGAAACGGAGCGGACGGTCCAGTCCGTGAGCGTCGCTTCTTCTTCCGTCTTatgacagtttttttgtttgctgccGTGTCGCTGCCGGCCGCGGCCCTTTGATGCTGCTTTGGGGGGATTCTGTGGTTTTGTTTCTGCTTGCTTCTTCTCAGCCTTTTACTTTTAGGAATGTTGAGGGGCTTCTTTCGTTTATGGTTGATGCTTTTTGTGTACGAAGCTTTGCGgcaaggctgctgctgctgctctctctgcgGCGATTTAGAGGGCGACTTCCTGTCTGTCCGAGCGTCGGCGTCAGAGTCGTCTGAATTGCTGCTCACTCTTTGCGACAGGTTCGGCTGCGACGCCGACTCGTCCGCGTCCGAGCTGGATAACCTCACCGCGTACTCCATCATGTCGTCGGAATCGCAGCTTTCGTTATAGATGCCCACCGCGTCGTTTTTGACTTGCCTCCTCAAACTGTGCCGCGACCCGCTGCAGGTAAACTGAGGCATCTCGGAGACGGATTTCCTGATCCTGGAGCTGCGTCGCACCTCTCTGGTTGG is from Thunnus maccoyii chromosome 18, fThuMac1.1, whole genome shotgun sequence and encodes:
- the si:ch211-165g14.1 gene encoding uncharacterized protein si:ch211-165g14.1 isoform X1; protein product: MEVSSQDPSLMAMDLSKSYSVNPLTRGHAETMDLAKKPEWYHRRPPSCSTEIGSSYRSRASSSYNSLSSQLRPEAGAPVHCREMEQGPEALGNYMNSALAPGLDLYHDGVHGNLWHPGFYGADQSGGPGPESSGGEESDSGSDVIVLVSSAKEPLLCGSFIQDSVRHIVEPLSPAVSSLDEGRGCYHLPQPLSSPSPDSSYSEDSSDSSVDIPVHHTRPVVLLSDLSAVYGNPADSPVDISSDDSDVIEVSVTNEKKKGHTFPSKKSVPCKKGLVRETPPQSEGEKAPTREVRRSSRIRKSVSEMPQFTCSGSRHSLRRQVKNDAVGIYNESCDSDDMMEYAVRLSSSDADESASQPNLSQRVSSNSDDSDADARTDRKSPSKSPQREQQQQPCRKASYTKSINHKRKKPLNIPKSKRLRRSKQKQNHRIPPKQHQRAAAGSDTAANKKTVIRRKKKRRSRTGPSAPFPPREPEIQLKYLKVKEGKKDKKSDSFCPFVHMERRVCTVVNYREEEATVRSSRGKQQTAARSVSGFVPNTSCFQLGRLSSESRCHATLLCCLCGQVANARGLGDLHGPYCPTGASADCQQQQQQQQQQQQTCRTVQKQEENLHGLASSHSVNSSDDGGCEYDCSAVKSLHESDDSSLPKVPLHLDECWMHEDCGIWSAGVFLVRGKLYGLEEAARLAQETICSTCQLTGAIMGCFQKGCPRNYHYRCAIQSGCVLNEDNFSMRCPEHKNKLFTSVTRQHKR
- the si:ch211-165g14.1 gene encoding uncharacterized protein si:ch211-165g14.1 isoform X2, which gives rise to MEVSSQDPSLMAMDLSKSYSVNPLTRGHAETMDLAKKPEWYHRRPPSCSTEIGSSYRSRASSSYNSLSSQLRPEAGAPVHCREMEQGPEALGNYMNSALAPGLDLYHDGVHGNLWHPGFYGADQSGGPGPESSGGEESDSGSDVIVLVSSAKEPLLCGSFIQDSVRHIVEPLSPAVSSLDEGRGCYHLPQPLSSPSPDSSYSEDSSDSSVDIPVHHTRPVVLLSDLSAVYGNPADSPVDISSDDSDVIEVSVTNEKKKGHTFPSKKSVPCKKGLVRETPPQSEGEKAPTREVRRSSRIRKSVSEMPQFTCSGSRHSLRRQVKNDAVGIYNESCDSDDMMEYAVRLSSSDADESASQPNLSQRVSSNSDDSDADARTDRKSPSKSPQREQQQQPCRKASYTKSINHKRKKPLNIPKSKRLRRSKQKQNHRIPPKQHQRAAAGSDTAANKKTVIRRKKKRRSRTGPSAPFPPREPEIQLKYLKVKEGKKDKKSDSFCPFVHMERRVCTVVNYREEEATVRSSRGKQQTAARSVSGFVPNTSCFQLGRLSSESRCHATLLCCLCGQVANARGLGDLHGPYCPTGASADCQQQQQQQQQQQQTCRTVQKQEENLHGLASSHSVNSSDDGGCEYDCSAVKSLHESDDSSLPKVPLHLDECWMHEDCGIWSAGVFLVRGKLYGLEEAARLAQETICSTCQLTGAIMGCFQKGCPRNYHYRCAIQSGLS